Part of the Leptospira johnsonii genome is shown below.
CATTTTGAAAGTTCCGTCGAATTTCCTAAAATCGGAAGAGATGATCTGGTAGTTCTTTAGCTTATTTAGCTTATAATGAAATGCTTTTAAAGGAAGATTCCAACGGATAGCAAGTTCAGCACCGTAAGTTTCGAATTTAATTTTCCAAAGATACAGTTTTCTTAATATACTATTTCCTTTAGAAGATGCAGTCGCCTCCTTATTCAGAACGGAAGAAGAATGTTCTATGATCAGATTTTCCTCTCTCAATGGATGATATTCCCTTTCGGAACCGTACAATGAGTCGATCAAGGACAATAGACCGGAAAGAGTTTTTGCGGCTTCCGAGTCGGAATCTGAATTGATCTTAACGATAAGTGCGACCATTTCCCCTTTCGGACTTTGGATATCTTTCCATCTGCAAGTAAAACCTGAGAAATCTGCGCGAATATTCGGAATATAAGAATTATCTGTTAGATATTTGGAATGCGGTTCTTTGATCTTATTCTCTGCATAAGCCACACCTGTTCCACCTAAAACAGCCTGAGTATAATGTTTAGAGATCCTAAGTTTGGCCATAGTAAGACTATAACCTGCTTCATAAATATCGGAAACTGGTACAAACCCGATACGAAGATCCAACTTAAAATAGTCTCTCACGAATTCTCTTGTATCCGCAAGAATGTCCTGGATCTCATTTAATCTAGAACCAGGAAGCAAGATGGTCACTCCATCTCCTCCAAAGAAAAACGGGAACTCCATATCCTTGAGAAGATTCGTGATCCCCATTAAGGTCAATCCCCCAGCCATATTCACATCTTTGTATCTGCCTTCCAGGATCGCTTCCATGGATTTTATTATATCCGTAACGATCACGATCCAATCTTCCGGAACCTTTCTATAATGTTTACTGTCAGTAACTTCTGAAAATTGGGAAATCTCAGGAAGTTCCTTATAAAAGTTTTTGGTAGAATGTGATAGGATATTCATATGGAGACCTACCGAACTTTGACTGATTTTTGTCCTAAAAGGTCATCCTTTTTTCCAACTCGTAATATTTGATTCGGGAATAGTGGATGCAAAAGCCTTTCAGAAAGGTTCGCATGGCAAAACAGAATGAAGGCGACAGAAGAAAACGAACCCAAAGCAGTCACTTCTTCCTTAGATCTTCAAGAAAGGATCTTGGAAAAAGGAAGAGAATTGTTTCGTTTGAGCGATTCCTTCGAAGATGGCTTTTTTAGCACTTACAGATTGTTCTCCAAAAGTCTTTTGTTTTTGGAAAACCGCCCTCTTTTAAAACTACAGGCATTTAGATTCGCAGACCTTTTTCCGAGCCTTAGCTCTCTTTCCTCTATCTCTCGTTATATCCGAATCTATTTTGTCGAAACTCCTACGGAACTTCCTAAATGGATCTTACTACTTCTTTCGATATTTTTATCCAATCGCCTCAGTTCGGTAGTTGTTGCATTAGGCGCTAAATTCGGGATCAGGCTTACCGCAAAATTTTTCATCTTAGGAAGGACCTACGGCTCCGATCGCAAAAAGATCATAGACAGATATAAAAACGGCATTTGCTCTACAATAGATATATTAGGAGAAGCCGTACTTTCCGAAAAAGAAGCAGAACGTTATATCTCAGAGTATTTACTTTTATTGGAAGAAGTTTCCAAGGACAAAGAACTTTCGGAAATACGAAACTCTCAATTTCCTGGAGAACCTACTGGAAACGTTTCCGTAAAATGTTCTTCACTCTATTCCCAACTAGATCCGCTTGCGCATGAATCTTCTGTGACTCATTTAATGGAGAAGTTGAGGCCGATCCTCCATTCTGCCGTTTCCAAAAATATTTTTATCAATCTAGATATGGAACAGTACGAGACCAAGGATATCATAATGGATACTGCGTTTCGGATCTTTTCTGAGCCTGAATTCGAAAACTATCCTCATTTCGGGATCGTAGTCCAAGCTTATCTGAAGGCTTCTCAGCAAGATCTACAAAAAGTAATAGAATATTCTAAAAAACGAAAATACCCATTGACTGTCCGTTTGGTAAAGGGTGCGTATTGGGAATACGAGATGACCCAATCCGCTCAAAAAGGTTGGGAACCTCCGGTCTTTCTGAGAAAATCTGATACGGATAAAAATTACGAAGAATGTTCAGTGCTCCTGCTCAAGTCCTACCCTCATATTCGACCCGCATTCGGTTCTCATAATATAAGAAGTCTTTCCTCCGCATTTGTGAGAGCGGCAGAATATTCCGTCCCGGAAAACTTTTTCGAAGTACAAATGTTGTACGGAATGGGGAACTCCTACAAACAGGCAATTCGAAGTTTAGGGATTTCAGTAAGAGAATATTCTCCCATCGGAGAAGTGATCCCTGGAATGGCTTACTTGGTAAGAAGGTTACTCGAAAATTCCACAAACGAAGGCTTTCTAAAAAACATTAACGCAAACAGCAAAGATAGGGAAAGATTATTGTATTTGGAGAATACGAAACAAAAATGAGCCTTCACCATAATTCCAATTTTCAAAATGAAACCCTAAGAGACTTTTCCAGAGAAGAAGAAAGATCCATCTTAAACAAAGGATTCACTTCTATTCGAAATGAATTCCCGATACAAGTATTCCCGATCATCTCCGGAAAAACAAAAAAATCATCTTTAGTGGTTCCGGTTTTCAATCCCGCGAATACCAATGAAAAGATCGCAGATATACATTATGCTTCCGTCGCAGACGCAGAAGAAGCTACCAAAGAATCGCTCAAATTTTTTGAAACATGGAAAAGCACGAAACCGGAAATACGGATCGATTTCTTAAAAAAAGCAGCAGACATTCTGCGATCCCAAAAAGCGGAACTCACCGCATTGATCTCCTTAGAAGTGGGAAAAGGGGTAAAAGATATAGATGCAGAAATTGCGGAAGCGATCGACTTCTGTGAGTTTTATGCGAAAGAAGCGGAGAACATTTTCCAACCTAGAAAAAGAGATCTTCTAGGAGAGGAAAACGTTTATACATACATACCAAGGGGTGTTACCTTGGTAGTCGCTCCCTGGAATTTTCCACTGGCAATCCTCTGCGGAATGACTGTGGCTCCATTGGTCGCAGGAAATCCGGTGATCATGAAACCTGCAGAACAATCTTCCGCAATTGCATTCAAACTTTTTAATATATTGATAGAAGCTGGTATCCCTTCTTCTGCACTTCACTTTTTACCAGGAAAAGGAGAAGAGATCGGAGCCTATTTAGTTAAACATCCAGAAATCCGTACGATCAATTTTACAGGTTCCAGAGCCGTAGGATTAGGAATGATCCGAGAAGCCGCCTCCCAAGATCTAAAATTCGTAAAAAAGGTGGTCGCTGAGATGGGAGGTAAAAACGCGATGATCGTGGACGAAGACGCCGACTTGGACGAGGCAGTGATCGCGTCCATACAGTCTGCGTTCGGATTCCAAGGGCAAAAATGTAGCGCACTTTCACGCATTATACTTTTGGAATCTAAATACGATACCTTCAAAAGCAGATTTATAGACGCATTACAATCTCTAAAACCCGGATTACCTGAAGACCCTTCCGTAAAAGTCGGGCCTGTAATAGATTCAGAATCCAAAACAAGGCTGGATAGTATAGCCTCTCAGTTCTCTTCTAAGATCATAAGCAAACTCAAAATAGAAGAAAACCAAAAGTATATAGGACATTTTGTGGAGCCTATCATTTTTGAAAGCGAGGATCCAACTTCTCCATTAGGACAAACAGAATTTTTCGGACCTTACGTTACCTTATTCAAAGCTAAAAATTTCGAAGACGCAATTAAAATAGCGAATAACGTGGATTATGCTCTTACAGGAGGGATCTTCTCCAGAAACCCAAAGAACATACAATATGCAAAAGAAAAGTTCGAAGTCGGGAACCTATATATCAACAGAGGGATCACTGGAGCAGTAGTGGATAGACAACCTTTCGGAGGTTATAAACTCTCAGGAGTAGGAGCAAAAGCAGGTGGCCCGGATTATCTAAAACAATTTTTAGAACCGATTAGCATCACTGAAAATACTATGAGAAGAGGATTTATTCCGGAAACTTAGGACCTTCTTCTTTTTTTCCTTGATTCTATTCTTAAGATGTCCCTCAATAAGGACCCTTGGATCCTTTCCGGCAACGGAAATAAAACGCTCAAAAAGACAGAGCATCATCCGTTATTAGTAAGAAATACGTATCCGGAGATATATTAATGAAAGAAGAGATTGGAGCATTCGTAAAAACTGCAGTCAAAAGTTCCGCAAAAATATTTCTACTTTCTTCCATAGCGCTCTTTCTGGGATTTATTTTTAATCTATTTTTATTAGCATTCTGTTTTCCTGAAATGAAAAGTATTGCATCCGACCTGGGGCCAATGCCTATCGCAAGAGCAGGAGGGATCGGGGCAGTACTTGCATTGATCGTAATAGTTCTAGAGTTATGGCCAATCGTTCTTCTGGTTATTGGGTTTGCCTTTTTGTTTCCTTTTCTTTATTTCCTCGGAATCAAAAAATATCTTTTAGGAAGAGAATTAGGCAACCTGGTCTCGGAAAACAAAGAATGGTTTACGAATAATATCTCCAAAACACTTTCCGAAATGATCAAAAAGAAAGTCGGATCTGAAAAAATAGAGAACTGGGGAAAGTTCATCTCTTCTAAACTAAAAGATCTGCCTACATTTTTACAAGAAAAGGAAAATTGGCCCAAAGTCCTTCGTTTCATTTTACAAACTTTCTTAAAAAAGATCCGAGTCGCGGAATTCGCAGAAGAAGTGGCTGCAGCTTACGAGCAAAAAGGAACCCAAGATATTTCCGTCTTAGAAGAAATTATTAAAACCAGTCTGAACAAAGCAATAGACAAACAAATGGAACCTTCTCCCCCGACATTTTTCTATATAGTATTCGGAGCGAATTTCGGGATATTTTTGCTCATTAAAATTTTCGTATAAAAGGATTTTTCGTAACGATTTCGAGATTGGGCGAATTATTATATAGTCATTCTTGAATTCGTTTATGAAAAAGTTAAAATTACTTCTTCTACTTTTACTTTCTTTCTATTGCAGCAGTTATGAAGAAATGAGTATGGAAGAAGATAAAGCGTTCCAAAAACTCAAAGAATCCGACATATTCTACGAAGAACACTTTATACAAAACGAAAAGGAAGAAGGAGCCTTACATTGGATCAGCACAGGTTGTAAACCTGAAAAGAATAAGATCCTCATTTTTATTCATGGCTCCCCAGGCACTTGGTCGAATTATCTCCGATATTTAAAAGATCCTGAATTGTTAAAAATGTATTGTATGCTTGGAGTGGACCGCCCAGGCTTCGGAAAATCTTTCGGACCGATCGCAGATGTAAACATCCAAGCAAAAGAAATTTTAGGAAGTCTGACAAAACTTCCCGAAATGCAAAAAGGGAAAAAATCAATCTCTATATTAGGACATTCTTATGGAGGTCCGGTCGCCGCGAGAATGGCATCACTTTCTCCCGAAAAATTTCAATATCTGTTTTTATTAGCGGCAGCCATGGATCCGGAAACAGAAGAGATAAAATGGTACAACAAGGTAGCTGACACTTGGATCGCAAGCTGGATCTTACCGGAGGAATGGGCTCACAGTAACTCTGAAATGTTACCTTTAAGAGAACAGTTAAGAAGTTTAATTCCAGAATGGAAAAAAATCCAAGCTAATATAATTGTAGTCCAAGGAGAAGAAGACGGACTTGTAGATCCCAAAAATCCGGAATTCATCCAAAAAAATTTTTATAGAGAAACAAAAACGTTTCTTCTTCCAAAAGAAGGCCATTTTCTGCCCTGGAAAAACTACGATCTAATTCATAAATTACTAATAGAGTTCTCAGACTAAACTTCTAAAATCAGATTTTTTCCAAGAAATACTGCATATTCTTCCGTTGCTTTTTTAAGTTTCTTTTTAAAATTTACACTTAGTGGTTTGTAAGGAATTACTTTGAGGATAACATCTTCTTTTTTTAATTCTCTTTGCCAAATGCCACTCACCCAACCATTAATAACTAATATTGGCCTAAATAGATCGTCTGCAGGAGTTAAAAGTCTTTTAGGAGGCGGATCCATACAGTCTTTACGATCTGTATATGCTAATAAGAACTCATCGAATGCAGGAAGAAGGAACAAAGTATCCGAGTCCTTATCTATTATATCCATCTTCTTAGGAATATAATAGATATGATCATCCTTCTGAAAGCTGGTTAATTTCGATCCAAGACTTTCTATGGCGACTTTTGCGTCCTTTATACCCAAACCGGACCACCAAACAAAATCCGCCATGGTTGCCGGCGCCCTAGTATCAAAATACCTTTTAGTGATCTCATAAAGAGCTTCTTCCCTTGGTTTTTTGACTCTTTTGATCTTCGGGAGCCATTCTTCGATCAAAGTATATGTGAAGTCTTTGTCCCTTCTTGGACCAAAACAGACTAATCCCTCTAAACCTGCTCTTTGCAGAATGTGAGATAACCTGGTAGTATTCGTGATAATTCCTGATTTTTCTAAAATGGAAGATATTTCCTTTCTAGTAAGAAAGTTCTGGTTCGAAAGATTTT
Proteins encoded:
- a CDS encoding winged helix DNA-binding domain-containing protein; the protein is MNIALTRLKHLHVSEPQYSTPEKVVEALGAIQGQDYAASKWAIGLRAPSLKEEDIESAFLDKKIIRSWPLRGTLHVVSAKDIYWLLDLLGPPTVSKYAAHYKKIELDPKVLKKCYSILSKNLSNQNFLTRKEISSILEKSGIITNTTRLSHILQRAGLEGLVCFGPRRDKDFTYTLIEEWLPKIKRVKKPREEALYEITKRYFDTRAPATMADFVWWSGLGIKDAKVAIESLGSKLTSFQKDDHIYYIPKKMDIIDKDSDTLFLLPAFDEFLLAYTDRKDCMDPPPKRLLTPADDLFRPILVINGWVSGIWQRELKKEDVILKVIPYKPLSVNFKKKLKKATEEYAVFLGKNLILEV
- a CDS encoding proline dehydrogenase family protein, with the translated sequence MKATEENEPKAVTSSLDLQERILEKGRELFRLSDSFEDGFFSTYRLFSKSLLFLENRPLLKLQAFRFADLFPSLSSLSSISRYIRIYFVETPTELPKWILLLLSIFLSNRLSSVVVALGAKFGIRLTAKFFILGRTYGSDRKKIIDRYKNGICSTIDILGEAVLSEKEAERYISEYLLLLEEVSKDKELSEIRNSQFPGEPTGNVSVKCSSLYSQLDPLAHESSVTHLMEKLRPILHSAVSKNIFINLDMEQYETKDIIMDTAFRIFSEPEFENYPHFGIVVQAYLKASQQDLQKVIEYSKKRKYPLTVRLVKGAYWEYEMTQSAQKGWEPPVFLRKSDTDKNYEECSVLLLKSYPHIRPAFGSHNIRSLSSAFVRAAEYSVPENFFEVQMLYGMGNSYKQAIRSLGISVREYSPIGEVIPGMAYLVRRLLENSTNEGFLKNINANSKDRERLLYLENTKQK
- a CDS encoding alpha/beta fold hydrolase; the encoded protein is MKKLKLLLLLLLSFYCSSYEEMSMEEDKAFQKLKESDIFYEEHFIQNEKEEGALHWISTGCKPEKNKILIFIHGSPGTWSNYLRYLKDPELLKMYCMLGVDRPGFGKSFGPIADVNIQAKEILGSLTKLPEMQKGKKSISILGHSYGGPVAARMASLSPEKFQYLFLLAAAMDPETEEIKWYNKVADTWIASWILPEEWAHSNSEMLPLREQLRSLIPEWKKIQANIIVVQGEEDGLVDPKNPEFIQKNFYRETKTFLLPKEGHFLPWKNYDLIHKLLIEFSD
- a CDS encoding DUF3095 domain-containing protein → MNILSHSTKNFYKELPEISQFSEVTDSKHYRKVPEDWIVIVTDIIKSMEAILEGRYKDVNMAGGLTLMGITNLLKDMEFPFFFGGDGVTILLPGSRLNEIQDILADTREFVRDYFKLDLRIGFVPVSDIYEAGYSLTMAKLRISKHYTQAVLGGTGVAYAENKIKEPHSKYLTDNSYIPNIRADFSGFTCRWKDIQSPKGEMVALIVKINSDSDSEAAKTLSGLLSLIDSLYGSEREYHPLREENLIIEHSSSVLNKEATASSKGNSILRKLYLWKIKFETYGAELAIRWNLPLKAFHYKLNKLKNYQIISSDFRKFDGTFKMVFATDTIDRKKLEHSLGEAEKSGKLLFGIHISDRALMTCLLHAGTEREVHFIDGAGGGYALAATVLKKKLQTVGV
- a CDS encoding aldehyde dehydrogenase family protein; translation: MSLHHNSNFQNETLRDFSREEERSILNKGFTSIRNEFPIQVFPIISGKTKKSSLVVPVFNPANTNEKIADIHYASVADAEEATKESLKFFETWKSTKPEIRIDFLKKAADILRSQKAELTALISLEVGKGVKDIDAEIAEAIDFCEFYAKEAENIFQPRKRDLLGEENVYTYIPRGVTLVVAPWNFPLAILCGMTVAPLVAGNPVIMKPAEQSSAIAFKLFNILIEAGIPSSALHFLPGKGEEIGAYLVKHPEIRTINFTGSRAVGLGMIREAASQDLKFVKKVVAEMGGKNAMIVDEDADLDEAVIASIQSAFGFQGQKCSALSRIILLESKYDTFKSRFIDALQSLKPGLPEDPSVKVGPVIDSESKTRLDSIASQFSSKIISKLKIEENQKYIGHFVEPIIFESEDPTSPLGQTEFFGPYVTLFKAKNFEDAIKIANNVDYALTGGIFSRNPKNIQYAKEKFEVGNLYINRGITGAVVDRQPFGGYKLSGVGAKAGGPDYLKQFLEPISITENTMRRGFIPET